In the Alkaliphilus oremlandii OhILAs genome, one interval contains:
- a CDS encoding rhomboid family intramembrane serine protease yields MLRKIQYNSPVILTFTLLSAISLILGQITNNYSTILLFSVYRSSLSSILFYFRLVGHVLGHADLQHFLSNFLIILLIGPILEEKYGSRKMIRMMVLTAIITGLLNVLLFDTALLGASGIAFMLILLSSFVNIKEGRIPLTLILILILFIGREVVDVFFTEDNISQLTHIVGGLCGGIFGFSTNQKNYRI; encoded by the coding sequence ATGCTAAGAAAGATTCAATATAATTCGCCAGTTATACTAACCTTTACCCTATTATCTGCCATCTCTTTGATATTGGGGCAGATCACAAATAATTATTCTACTATTTTACTTTTTTCCGTCTATCGAAGTTCCCTGTCCAGCATTCTATTTTATTTTAGATTGGTGGGCCATGTACTGGGTCATGCAGACCTCCAGCACTTTTTAAGCAATTTTCTTATTATATTGTTAATCGGTCCCATTTTAGAAGAAAAATATGGCTCTCGTAAAATGATCCGCATGATGGTGCTTACTGCCATTATTACAGGATTGTTAAATGTTCTATTATTCGATACTGCATTACTAGGCGCTAGTGGCATCGCCTTCATGCTAATTCTACTCAGCTCCTTCGTCAATATTAAAGAAGGTAGAATCCCGCTGACCTTAATTTTAATTCTCATTCTTTTTATCGGTAGAGAAGTGGTTGACGTATTTTTCACAGAGGATAATATTTCTCAACTGACCCATATAGTTGGTGGCTTATGCGGTGGCATTTTTGGATTTTCTACCAATCAAAAAAACTATCGGATATGA
- a CDS encoding FprA family A-type flavoprotein, whose protein sequence is MSAVEIKKGIYWVGAVDWNIREFHGPSYHTRRGTSYNSYLIVDEKITLVDIVDADFADVMLDNIREIIDPSKIDYIVVNHIEPDHSGSFPKLMEVATNAKVFCTQKGKDGMLQHYFGNYDYNIVKTGAVLNLGARNIKFIEAPMLHWPDSMFSYIEEESLLLPNDAFGQHVASTKLFDDENDMCILMEEAKRYYANILMPFSGMVVRKIEELVKMGLKIDMIAPSHGVIWRSNPDKIIEKYMEWGRGLSSKKAVIAYETMWSSTEKMARKIIEGLASEGIDTKLYKISKSDVNDIMTDILDAKAVLVASSTINNTMIPDVAYFLEELIGLRPLKKVGAAFGSYGWGKGAVANIEKRMNDAGVSLIKEGLQIKFVPTEEDLNACYEFGREIGKMLE, encoded by the coding sequence ATGTCGGCTGTGGAGATTAAAAAAGGAATCTATTGGGTAGGCGCTGTGGACTGGAATATTAGGGAATTTCATGGACCCTCCTATCATACTAGAAGAGGAACAAGCTATAATTCATATTTAATCGTAGATGAGAAAATAACTTTAGTAGATATTGTAGATGCAGATTTTGCTGATGTAATGCTGGATAATATTCGTGAGATTATTGATCCGAGTAAAATCGACTATATTGTAGTCAATCATATTGAGCCAGATCATTCAGGAAGTTTTCCAAAGTTGATGGAAGTAGCAACGAATGCAAAGGTTTTCTGTACCCAAAAAGGAAAAGACGGTATGTTGCAGCATTATTTTGGCAACTATGATTATAACATTGTAAAAACTGGTGCGGTATTAAATTTAGGAGCGAGAAATATCAAATTTATTGAGGCACCTATGCTGCATTGGCCAGACAGCATGTTCTCCTACATAGAAGAAGAATCGCTCTTACTTCCAAACGACGCCTTTGGACAGCACGTAGCTTCAACTAAGTTATTTGATGATGAAAATGATATGTGCATCCTGATGGAGGAAGCGAAACGATATTATGCAAACATTCTAATGCCATTTAGCGGTATGGTCGTCAGAAAAATAGAAGAACTTGTAAAAATGGGTTTAAAAATCGATATGATTGCACCGAGCCATGGTGTCATTTGGAGAAGTAACCCAGATAAGATCATAGAAAAGTATATGGAGTGGGGTAGGGGCTTGTCTAGTAAGAAGGCCGTTATCGCTTATGAAACAATGTGGTCCAGTACGGAAAAAATGGCAAGAAAAATTATTGAGGGATTGGCAAGTGAAGGTATCGATACAAAATTGTATAAGATATCTAAAAGCGATGTCAATGATATTATGACAGATATTTTAGATGCGAAGGCTGTATTAGTTGCTTCCTCTACAATTAATAATACCATGATTCCCGATGTAGCCTATTTCTTAGAGGAATTAATTGGTCTAAGACCACTGAAGAAAGTGGGTGCTGCCTTTGGCTCCTATGGATGGGGTAAAGGAGCAGTGGCGAATATCGAAAAACGGATGAACGACGCTGGTGTAAGTTTAATAAAGGAAGGATTACAGATCAAGTTTGTTCCTACAGAAGAAGATCTAAACGCATGCTATGAGTTTGGTCGAGAGATCGGAAAAATGTTGGAATAA
- a CDS encoding ABC transporter ATP-binding protein yields MKNVKLLWQYMKGNRLIYIGSILSIGISTLINVINPLIIRTTIDSIIGDAPVENTGTMFGLIQRLGGVEKLRDNIWMMAILLVALTVINGVFLYLKGKLASTAAESTAKKIKDQLYDHLQHLHYEYHVKAETGDLIQRCTSDVENIRRFLGVQFVEIGSALFILGFVLVIMLNLHLKMTLISMIAVPIIFTFAIIFFKKIKDAFQQYDESEAKMSTVLQENLTGVRVVRAFARQDYEIQKFEEKNSVHRRLTNRIIRLLALYWSSSDLICFLQIALVLIVGAYWTANGTITLGTLVVFTTYEGMLLWPIRQLGRIIGDMGKTLVAVERIQEILDEQREQMVENNERPMIRGNIQFDNVYFEYEKNKPIFDNISFEVKEGQTVAILGPTGAGKSTLAYLMARLYDYQGGSIKVDGHELKDMDKVWVRKNVGVVLQEPFLFAKSIRDNIKLAKPRSSDDEVFQVAKVASIHDTILEFDQGYETMVGERGVSLSGGQKQRVAIARTLIGNSPIVIFDDSLSAVDTETDNEIRNALKSRKNKATTFIISHRITTLSEADFIIVLEKGKITEIGNHTELMNNNGLYRRVWEIQNSIEGQEEIVADKRI; encoded by the coding sequence ATGAAAAATGTGAAATTGCTTTGGCAATATATGAAAGGAAACCGATTGATATATATAGGTTCCATCCTAAGTATAGGAATTTCTACGTTGATTAATGTAATCAATCCTTTGATTATTCGAACCACAATAGACTCTATTATTGGAGATGCTCCTGTAGAGAATACAGGGACAATGTTTGGATTAATTCAAAGGCTTGGTGGCGTTGAGAAGCTACGGGACAACATTTGGATGATGGCAATTCTATTAGTCGCTTTAACCGTGATAAATGGTGTGTTTTTGTATTTAAAAGGAAAATTAGCATCCACCGCTGCAGAATCTACGGCAAAGAAAATCAAGGATCAACTGTATGATCATTTGCAGCATTTGCACTACGAATATCATGTGAAAGCAGAAACTGGAGATCTCATACAGCGCTGCACTTCTGATGTAGAGAATATTCGAAGATTTTTAGGAGTACAGTTTGTGGAAATTGGAAGCGCTTTGTTCATACTAGGGTTCGTACTAGTGATTATGCTGAATTTACATTTGAAGATGACATTGATATCCATGATTGCCGTACCGATTATATTTACATTTGCGATCATCTTTTTTAAGAAGATCAAAGATGCATTTCAGCAATATGATGAATCCGAAGCCAAGATGTCCACTGTTTTACAGGAAAATTTAACAGGGGTTCGTGTCGTGAGAGCTTTTGCGAGACAGGATTATGAAATCCAAAAATTTGAAGAAAAAAATAGTGTTCATCGTCGATTAACCAATCGAATCATAAGGCTACTAGCTCTTTATTGGTCTTCCTCAGATTTAATTTGCTTTCTACAGATTGCATTAGTTCTCATTGTAGGTGCCTATTGGACCGCAAATGGGACCATCACTTTAGGAACTTTAGTTGTATTCACTACATATGAAGGAATGCTTTTATGGCCAATTCGACAACTGGGTAGGATTATCGGCGATATGGGAAAAACCTTAGTTGCTGTAGAAAGAATACAGGAGATATTAGATGAACAAAGGGAGCAGATGGTAGAGAATAACGAAAGACCGATGATCAGAGGAAATATTCAATTTGACAATGTTTATTTTGAATATGAAAAAAACAAACCTATTTTTGATAATATTTCCTTTGAGGTAAAAGAGGGTCAAACTGTTGCTATTTTAGGGCCAACGGGCGCAGGAAAAAGTACATTGGCTTATTTAATGGCAAGATTATATGACTATCAAGGCGGTTCTATTAAGGTAGACGGACATGAATTAAAAGACATGGATAAAGTCTGGGTTCGTAAAAATGTAGGTGTGGTGTTGCAGGAACCTTTTCTCTTTGCAAAATCTATCAGAGATAATATTAAATTGGCAAAACCAAGGTCTTCCGATGACGAAGTCTTCCAAGTTGCTAAAGTAGCGTCAATCCATGATACAATTTTAGAGTTTGACCAAGGATACGAGACCATGGTAGGTGAGCGAGGCGTTTCTTTATCCGGTGGACAAAAGCAAAGGGTTGCAATCGCTAGAACATTAATTGGAAATAGTCCAATTGTCATATTTGATGATTCTCTAAGTGCGGTGGATACGGAAACAGATAATGAAATCAGAAATGCTCTAAAAAGCCGCAAGAATAAGGCGACAACCTTTATTATTTCCCATAGAATCACCACTCTTTCTGAGGCCGATTTTATTATTGTGCTTGAAAAGGGAAAAATTACTGAAATCGGTAATCATACAGAGTTGATGAACAATAATGGATTGTATCGAAGAGTGTGGGAGATTCAGAATTCTATAGAAGGGCAAGAAGAAATCGTTGCAGATAAAAGGATTTAA
- a CDS encoding CDIF630_02480 family spore surface protein — protein MPKNKIKAYEVSKPIENHETAAWANIDQLKEESRVPIPNETEVINAKKWVDANRK, from the coding sequence ATGCCAAAAAACAAAATAAAAGCATATGAAGTGTCAAAACCCATTGAAAATCATGAGACTGCTGCATGGGCTAATATAGATCAATTGAAAGAAGAATCTAGAGTTCCCATTCCAAATGAAACAGAAGTAATCAATGCTAAAAAATGGGTAGATGCCAATCGCAAATAA
- a CDS encoding uracil-xanthine permease family protein has product MSVNTLSESTKTLEKEVSFGQALKKAVLALQHLIAMFGATVLVPILTGLDPSVALVSAGIGTLIFHYCTKKKVPVFLGSSFAFISVIIQARERYGDLAYAQGGMVIVGLLYIMFAFFIKKIGVEKIQRFLPSQVVGPMIMVIGLTLLPTAIGMASSNYMIAIITLGTALGVTFFAKGFIKQLSILIAVIVGYIMSVQFGIIDSTPIAEAALVAIPNFTLPKFHIGAISMIAPIVLAVFMEHVGDITTNGEVVGQNFIEDPGLNRTLLGDGIATLVAGIMGGPANTTYGENTGVLAITKNYDPSILRLAAVFAIILGFVAKVGGFLRSIPTPVMGGISVMLFSMISLVGVNTIRNSKVQFNVKNIIIMATILILGLGAGFIEKHTGIYVGIALSETVQIQGLSFAAIIGVVLNIIFNRKAQNQ; this is encoded by the coding sequence ATGTCAGTCAACACATTATCAGAATCAACAAAGACCTTAGAAAAAGAAGTTTCTTTCGGACAAGCCTTAAAAAAGGCTGTTCTAGCACTACAGCATCTAATTGCGATGTTTGGTGCTACTGTACTGGTGCCAATCCTAACGGGCTTAGATCCTTCCGTTGCACTTGTTTCTGCTGGAATAGGAACTTTGATATTCCATTACTGTACAAAAAAGAAGGTACCTGTATTCTTAGGATCCTCCTTTGCCTTTATCAGTGTCATTATACAAGCTAGAGAGCGATATGGGGACTTAGCTTATGCACAGGGCGGAATGGTTATAGTAGGCTTATTATATATCATGTTTGCATTCTTTATAAAAAAAATAGGTGTGGAAAAAATACAGAGATTTTTACCTTCACAAGTGGTGGGGCCAATGATTATGGTCATCGGTTTAACCCTATTGCCAACAGCCATAGGTATGGCGTCTAGCAACTATATGATAGCCATCATCACCTTAGGAACAGCATTAGGGGTTACCTTCTTTGCAAAAGGATTTATTAAGCAATTATCCATATTAATAGCGGTCATCGTTGGATATATTATGTCTGTACAATTTGGTATCATTGATAGTACACCGATAGCGGAAGCGGCACTGGTTGCGATACCAAACTTTACGCTACCTAAGTTTCATATCGGTGCAATTTCAATGATAGCCCCAATCGTTTTAGCTGTATTCATGGAGCATGTTGGAGACATTACAACAAATGGAGAAGTTGTAGGGCAAAACTTTATTGAAGATCCAGGTTTGAATAGAACGTTGTTAGGAGATGGAATCGCCACATTGGTTGCAGGAATCATGGGAGGACCAGCCAATACAACCTATGGAGAGAATACGGGCGTACTAGCGATTACTAAGAATTATGACCCGAGCATATTAAGGCTTGCAGCTGTATTTGCTATCATCCTTGGCTTTGTAGCAAAGGTAGGTGGTTTCTTGAGATCCATACCCACACCTGTTATGGGTGGTATCAGTGTGATGTTATTCAGTATGATATCTTTAGTCGGTGTGAATACCATAAGAAATAGCAAGGTTCAATTCAATGTCAAAAATATAATTATTATGGCTACAATTTTAATTCTAGGATTAGGTGCAGGCTTCATAGAAAAACACACAGGAATATATGTTGGAATTGCCCTTAGTGAAACTGTTCAGATACAGGGGTTAAGCTTCGCTGCAATCATCGGCGTCGTATTAAATATCATATTCAATAGAAAAGCACAAAACCAATAA
- a CDS encoding EAL domain-containing protein gives MKNKILILMGFMMFVSVIGYSTYSKGAPQRDYGASREVISVAGDENHPPYEYMDRIGNYKGFNVDIINALSIELGMDIEFIPMNWREALRALENKEVDVIQGMSSTEERKEKYLFTIPTVTNSQSIFVLKDTSIVFGLEDLSGMKVAFQAGDLNEEILADIPDITLLPKKDQNEAMDSLINGEADAYVGNRLTGLFYLQKSKNSSTVKIVGEQMATSEYGPATYRGNEELVHLFNKGIEAIKSNGTYDKIYEKWFGKDIGNGRILNAYLKETILSVFTLSIIFLLFILWNKNLKKEVLKRTMDLENINQELLLEKEKVHNLAYYDGITKLPNRVYLLKILGECIDSANDQKNRFGILNLDLDRFKHINDTLGHHMGDEILKLVGERIGRILKPNNFFARFGGDEFIILVKHIQEDKELIDLANQIIKEMDQPFMLNSHRLFLTTSIGISIYPEGGETLNDLMKNSDIAMYAAKGKGGNQYYIYDKSLSEKQMEALILINQLRNAVDHDELTLFYQPIMNTSTGNIVGVEALLRWYQPGHGMIGPNTFIPLAEETDLIISIGKWVFRNVCAQIKDWIHRGYDVKRVYINVSAKQFQEKGFLESILQALKEAELPPKYIGIEITETVIIQDIDHTIELIKKLKDIGISISIDDFGTGYSNFNYLKEMGVDEIKIDRSFIAETTKNSKKRAITKTIILLAHQLDIAVTAEGVETKEQLEFLRESSCSKIQGFYYSRPVPPEEFEKFLNHHIR, from the coding sequence TTGAAAAATAAAATTTTGATATTGATGGGATTTATGATGTTCGTATCAGTCATCGGTTATTCAACTTATTCAAAGGGTGCACCTCAAAGAGATTATGGAGCATCCCGTGAAGTCATCAGCGTTGCTGGAGACGAAAATCATCCGCCCTACGAATATATGGACCGCATTGGCAACTATAAGGGCTTTAATGTGGATATCATAAATGCTTTATCCATTGAATTAGGAATGGATATAGAATTTATACCGATGAATTGGCGTGAAGCACTGAGAGCTTTAGAAAATAAAGAGGTTGATGTCATACAGGGAATGTCCAGTACGGAGGAAAGAAAAGAGAAGTATTTATTTACCATACCTACTGTAACCAACTCTCAATCCATCTTTGTACTGAAGGATACCAGTATTGTTTTTGGTTTAGAAGATTTGAGCGGAATGAAAGTCGCTTTTCAAGCAGGAGATTTAAATGAAGAAATATTGGCGGATATACCTGATATTACGTTATTGCCTAAGAAAGATCAAAATGAAGCAATGGATTCCTTAATTAATGGAGAAGCAGATGCCTACGTTGGAAATCGGCTGACAGGACTGTTTTATTTGCAGAAAAGCAAGAACTCTTCCACCGTAAAAATTGTAGGAGAGCAAATGGCTACTTCGGAGTATGGGCCTGCAACCTATAGAGGCAACGAGGAATTGGTTCATCTCTTTAACAAAGGAATTGAAGCCATAAAAAGTAATGGAACCTACGATAAAATCTATGAAAAGTGGTTCGGTAAGGATATCGGCAACGGTAGAATTTTAAATGCATATCTAAAGGAAACCATATTATCTGTGTTCACCCTATCTATCATTTTTCTTCTTTTCATCCTATGGAATAAAAACTTAAAAAAGGAAGTTTTAAAAAGAACGATGGATCTAGAAAATATCAATCAAGAGCTTTTGCTGGAGAAGGAAAAGGTACACAATCTAGCCTATTATGATGGAATTACAAAGCTACCCAATCGGGTTTATCTCTTAAAAATCTTAGGGGAATGTATTGATTCTGCAAATGATCAAAAAAATCGATTTGGTATTTTGAATTTAGATCTGGATCGGTTTAAACATATTAATGACACCTTAGGTCATCATATGGGTGATGAGATACTAAAGCTAGTAGGGGAGAGAATCGGAAGAATTTTAAAGCCCAACAACTTTTTTGCACGCTTTGGAGGAGATGAGTTCATTATTCTCGTAAAGCATATACAAGAAGATAAGGAGCTTATAGACCTGGCAAATCAAATCATCAAAGAAATGGACCAACCTTTCATGCTGAATTCTCATAGATTATTTTTAACAACCAGTATTGGCATCAGTATTTATCCAGAGGGCGGGGAAACGCTGAATGATCTAATGAAAAATTCAGATATTGCAATGTATGCAGCTAAAGGAAAAGGAGGCAATCAATATTATATATATGATAAGTCTTTAAGTGAGAAGCAAATGGAGGCTCTCATTCTCATAAATCAGTTGAGGAACGCTGTGGATCATGATGAATTGACGCTGTTTTATCAGCCTATAATGAATACTTCCACTGGAAACATCGTCGGTGTAGAAGCGTTGCTAAGATGGTATCAGCCAGGGCATGGCATGATCGGGCCCAATACATTTATCCCTTTAGCGGAGGAAACAGATTTAATCATATCCATCGGTAAATGGGTGTTCAGAAATGTATGTGCCCAGATAAAAGATTGGATTCATAGGGGGTACGACGTAAAGCGGGTATATATCAATGTTTCAGCGAAACAGTTTCAGGAGAAAGGATTTTTGGAAAGTATTCTACAGGCATTGAAGGAAGCAGAGCTACCGCCTAAATATATCGGTATTGAAATCACTGAAACGGTGATTATTCAAGATATAGATCATACCATTGAATTGATCAAGAAACTAAAAGACATCGGCATCAGTATTTCAATCGACGATTTCGGTACAGGATATTCCAATTTTAATTATCTAAAGGAAATGGGTGTAGATGAGATTAAGATTGATCGATCCTTTATTGCAGAAACCACCAAAAACAGTAAGAAGAGGGCCATAACTAAAACCATCATATTATTAGCCCATCAACTAGATATTGCAGTAACAGCAGAAGGGGTGGAGACGAAAGAACAATTAGAATTTTTGCGAGAAAGCAGCTGCAGTAAAATTCAAGGATTTTATTACAGCAGACCGGTACCACCGGAAGAATTTGAAAAATTTTTAAATCATCATATCCGATAG
- the nifJ gene encoding pyruvate:ferredoxin (flavodoxin) oxidoreductase, which yields MVRKRKTMDGNQAAAYVSYAFTDVAAIYPITPSSSMAESVDEWAAYGQKNIFGQPVRVAEMQSEAGAAGAVHGSLQAGALTTTYTASQGLLLMIPNMYKMAGELLPAVFHVSARAIATHALSIFGDHQDVMATRQTGFALLASNSVQEAMDLAGVAHLSAIKGRVPFLHFFDGFRTSHEFQNIEVMEYEDLEKLVDYSAIEEFKARALNPEHPVIRGTAQNPDIYFQGREAANNFYKAIPDIVSNYMESINKITGREYKPFNYYGAADAENIIVAMGSVCETIEEVIDYLNSKGEKLGLLKVHLYRPFSEKYFFNVFPRSVKRIAVLDRTKEPGSLGEPLYEDVRSLFYGQENKPLIIGGRYGLGSKDTIPAQIVAVFDNLKSNQPKNGFTIGIIDDVTNTSLPIGNSIETSPEGTIQCKFWGLGSDGTVGANKTAIKIIGDKTDLYAQAYFSYDSKKSGGTTVSHLRFGKQPIKSPYLINNADFIACHNSSYVYHYDLLHGLKQNGTFVLNCSWKKEELDEKLPTAIKKAIAEKNAKFYIIDAIGIAKEIGLGGRINMIMQSAFFKLAQVIPMEDAIQYLKESIASTYGKKGDKIVEMNYRAVDKGSEALVKIEIPSSWLNAKDEGRMMKDEPDFVKDIQRPMARLEGDELPVSAFKGMEDGTYPLGTTAYEKRGIAVMIPQWQIEKCIQCNQCSYVCPHAVIRPFLLDEKEMKQKPADFETKDAMGKGVEHLQYRIQVSPLDCTGCGNCADICPAPGKALVMVEAEKEIMSQAENWIYASENIQYKPEFMDRKTVKGSQFAKPLLEFSGACAGCGETAYIKLLTQLYGDRMMMANATGCSSIWGASAPSMAYTTLPCGRGPSWANSLFEDNAEFGYGMALASRQARDKIRDLMEVSLNSNLDEECKNLFKEWMQYKEDGAKSKEISKKILEVIEKHNHGSHPTVKEILKLKDHLIKKSIWIVGGDGWAYDIGYGGLDHVLASGEDINILVMDTEVYSNTGGQASKSTPTAAVAKFAASGKKIRKKDLGLMATTYGYVYVAKVALGANMNHLIKTITEAEAYKGPSLIICYAPCISHGIKSGMGTSVRQEKKAVDAGYWHLYRFNPDLKEQGKNPFILDSKEPTESFKEFIAGEIRYSQLMNTFPQLAEELFKAAEEDAKDRYLTYKRLADIQYE from the coding sequence ATGGTTAGGAAAAGAAAAACAATGGATGGTAATCAGGCTGCTGCATACGTTTCCTATGCTTTTACAGATGTTGCCGCCATATATCCCATTACACCTTCATCGTCTATGGCAGAGTCCGTAGATGAATGGGCTGCCTACGGTCAAAAAAATATATTTGGACAACCTGTAAGGGTAGCAGAGATGCAATCAGAAGCAGGGGCAGCAGGAGCAGTTCACGGTTCTCTTCAAGCGGGTGCTTTAACCACCACATATACAGCTTCCCAAGGCCTATTGCTGATGATTCCGAATATGTATAAGATGGCAGGAGAACTTCTCCCAGCAGTATTCCATGTCAGTGCTAGAGCGATTGCCACCCATGCTTTGTCTATATTTGGCGATCACCAGGATGTGATGGCGACGAGACAAACTGGATTTGCACTGCTGGCTTCTAACAGTGTTCAGGAAGCCATGGATTTAGCTGGTGTTGCACATCTATCTGCCATTAAAGGAAGAGTGCCATTTCTACATTTTTTTGATGGATTTAGAACCTCTCATGAATTTCAAAACATAGAGGTTATGGAATACGAGGATTTAGAGAAGTTAGTAGATTATTCAGCCATCGAAGAATTTAAGGCGAGGGCTTTAAATCCGGAGCATCCTGTCATTCGAGGTACTGCACAAAATCCAGATATTTACTTCCAAGGAAGAGAGGCTGCAAATAATTTCTATAAAGCGATTCCAGATATTGTTTCTAATTATATGGAATCCATCAATAAAATTACAGGAAGGGAATATAAACCTTTCAATTATTACGGTGCCGCAGATGCAGAAAATATTATTGTTGCTATGGGTTCTGTATGTGAGACCATAGAAGAAGTCATCGATTATCTGAACAGTAAAGGAGAAAAATTGGGACTGTTGAAGGTTCACCTATACCGACCTTTCTCGGAAAAATACTTCTTTAACGTATTCCCAAGATCTGTAAAGAGAATTGCCGTGCTCGATAGAACAAAAGAGCCCGGATCTTTAGGCGAACCACTTTATGAAGATGTTCGAAGCCTTTTCTACGGACAAGAAAATAAACCACTGATTATTGGGGGCAGATATGGTCTAGGTTCAAAGGATACAATACCGGCTCAAATTGTAGCCGTATTTGATAACTTAAAAAGCAATCAGCCTAAAAATGGATTTACCATAGGAATCATCGACGATGTAACCAACACATCCCTTCCTATCGGTAATAGTATAGAGACATCACCAGAAGGAACCATTCAGTGTAAATTCTGGGGCTTGGGTTCCGATGGTACCGTTGGCGCTAATAAAACAGCCATTAAAATCATTGGTGATAAAACGGATCTGTATGCACAAGCTTATTTTTCATATGATAGTAAGAAATCTGGCGGTACTACAGTATCCCATCTAAGATTCGGAAAGCAACCAATCAAATCACCGTATTTAATCAATAATGCAGATTTTATTGCCTGTCACAATAGTTCCTATGTATACCATTATGATTTGTTACATGGATTAAAGCAGAATGGAACCTTTGTACTGAATTGTTCTTGGAAAAAAGAGGAGTTGGACGAGAAACTGCCAACTGCCATTAAAAAGGCCATTGCAGAGAAAAATGCAAAATTCTATATTATTGATGCTATTGGAATCGCTAAAGAAATTGGTTTAGGTGGTAGAATCAATATGATTATGCAATCTGCTTTCTTTAAACTAGCTCAAGTTATCCCTATGGAGGACGCCATTCAATATTTAAAAGAATCCATAGCGTCCACATACGGTAAGAAAGGCGATAAAATTGTAGAGATGAACTATAGGGCAGTGGATAAGGGTTCTGAAGCATTGGTCAAAATAGAGATTCCCTCTAGTTGGTTGAATGCAAAAGATGAAGGAAGAATGATGAAAGACGAACCGGATTTTGTAAAGGATATTCAAAGACCTATGGCCAGATTAGAAGGAGACGAATTACCAGTTAGTGCTTTTAAAGGTATGGAGGATGGGACTTATCCCCTTGGAACCACGGCATATGAAAAAAGAGGAATCGCTGTAATGATTCCACAGTGGCAAATAGAAAAATGTATTCAGTGTAACCAATGCTCCTATGTGTGTCCTCACGCTGTAATTCGACCATTCTTATTGGATGAGAAAGAAATGAAGCAAAAGCCAGCAGATTTTGAAACAAAAGATGCAATGGGCAAAGGTGTAGAGCATTTACAATACCGTATTCAAGTAAGTCCGTTGGATTGTACTGGCTGCGGCAATTGTGCCGATATTTGTCCAGCCCCAGGAAAAGCATTGGTTATGGTAGAAGCAGAGAAGGAAATCATGAGTCAGGCCGAAAATTGGATTTACGCTTCTGAAAACATTCAATATAAGCCAGAATTCATGGATCGAAAAACCGTGAAGGGTAGTCAATTTGCAAAGCCCCTCTTAGAGTTTTCTGGTGCATGTGCTGGTTGCGGAGAAACTGCCTACATCAAACTACTGACCCAGCTTTATGGAGATCGAATGATGATGGCAAATGCAACGGGTTGTTCTTCTATCTGGGGAGCCAGCGCACCATCTATGGCTTATACAACGTTACCTTGTGGCAGAGGTCCGTCCTGGGCAAATTCTTTATTTGAGGATAATGCTGAATTTGGATACGGTATGGCTTTAGCATCCCGACAAGCCAGAGATAAAATAAGGGATTTAATGGAAGTCAGCTTGAATTCTAATCTAGACGAAGAATGTAAAAATCTATTTAAGGAATGGATGCAGTACAAAGAAGATGGTGCAAAATCTAAGGAGATCAGCAAGAAAATATTAGAAGTAATAGAAAAACATAACCATGGTAGCCATCCAACAGTGAAAGAAATTTTAAAGCTCAAGGATCATCTCATTAAAAAATCTATTTGGATCGTTGGTGGAGATGGTTGGGCCTATGATATTGGGTACGGTGGTTTGGATCACGTACTAGCATCTGGCGAAGATATCAACATACTGGTAATGGATACGGAGGTCTATTCGAATACGGGAGGACAGGCTTCGAAATCAACACCTACGGCTGCTGTTGCTAAATTTGCGGCTTCCGGCAAAAAGATAAGAAAGAAAGATTTAGGGTTAATGGCGACGACCTATGGGTACGTTTACGTAGCAAAGGTAGCCTTGGGAGCCAATATGAACCATCTGATTAAAACCATTACGGAGGCAGAGGCCTATAAGGGACCATCTCTGATCATTTGCTATGCGCCGTGTATCAGCCATGGGATTAAAAGCGGCATGGGCACTTCTGTAAGACAGGAAAAGAAAGCAGTAGATGCTGGGTATTGGCATCTATACCGATTCAATCCAGATTTAAAAGAACAAGGAAAAAATCCATTTATATTAGATTCCAAGGAACCAACAGAATCTTTCAAAGAGTTTATTGCAGGAGAAATTCGATATTCCCAGCTGATGAATACATTCCCACAATTGGCAGAGGAGTTATTTAAGGCCGCTGAAGAAGATGCGAAGGATCGGTATTTAACCTATAAACGATTAGCCGATATCCAATACGAATAG